A genome region from Akkermansiaceae bacterium includes the following:
- the rplW gene encoding 50S ribosomal protein L23, producing the protein MKDIYQVIKNVRLSEKASLLQEQNNEVVLEVDRFANKIEIKQAVETIFDKKVVKVRTANYDGKLRRKRRADQGRTASYKKAIVRLADGESIDLI; encoded by the coding sequence ATGAAAGACATCTACCAGGTCATCAAGAACGTCCGCCTCAGCGAAAAAGCCTCACTGCTCCAGGAGCAGAACAACGAGGTCGTCCTCGAGGTCGACCGCTTCGCCAACAAGATCGAGATCAAGCAAGCCGTCGAAACCATCTTCGACAAGAAGGTCGTCAAGGTCCGCACCGCGAACTACGACGGGAAACTCCGCCGCAAGCGCCGCGCCGACCAAGGCCGCACCGCGAGCTACAAGAAAGCCATCGTCCGCCTTGCGGACGGCGAATCCATCGACCTCATCTAA
- the rplD gene encoding 50S ribosomal protein L4, which yields MSAKAFTAADAEAANLVLVGEEKGRQAVHDLVTAYRANRRSGTANTKTRGEVSGNNKKIYKQKGTGNARHGDKRAPIFVGGGVVFGPRPRSYAKSVPKSVRKLALRRVLGDLTRAEKLFTVPSFAISDGKTKSFLAELKNVTEADRKVLLVGNFDDSTKLAARNVAWTQLVTPSELNVEQLLLAKVIILVGDAVGTLAQRTA from the coding sequence ATGTCCGCAAAAGCCTTCACAGCAGCAGATGCCGAAGCCGCCAACCTTGTCCTCGTAGGTGAGGAAAAAGGCCGCCAAGCCGTCCACGACCTTGTCACCGCATACCGTGCGAACCGCCGTTCCGGCACCGCCAACACCAAGACCCGCGGCGAAGTCAGCGGCAACAACAAGAAGATCTACAAACAGAAGGGAACCGGCAACGCCCGCCACGGCGACAAGCGCGCCCCGATCTTCGTCGGTGGCGGTGTCGTCTTCGGCCCCCGCCCGCGTTCCTACGCAAAAAGCGTCCCCAAGTCCGTCCGCAAGCTCGCCCTGCGCCGCGTCCTCGGTGACCTCACCCGCGCAGAGAAACTCTTCACCGTTCCCTCCTTCGCCATCTCCGACGGCAAGACCAAATCCTTCCTCGCAGAACTCAAGAACGTCACCGAAGCCGACCGCAAGGTGCTCCTCGTCGGAAACTTCGACGACTCCACCAAGCTCGCCGCGCGCAACGTCGCCTGGACACAGCTCGTCACCCCATCGGAACTCAACGTCGAGCAACTGCTCCTCGCCAAGGTCATCATCCTCGTCGGCGACGCCGTCGGGACCCTCGCCCAACGCACCGCATAA
- the rplC gene encoding 50S ribosomal protein L3: MSLGLLGKKLGMTRIFDKEAGSSIPVTVIDVSGNTLLQSKTVESDGYTAVQVGFDDQKEFRVNKPDLARFKKAGSAPKRHVLEFRFENGAELPTEHPGLALFEAGQYVDVIGNTIGRGFQGAVKRHKFGGQPMAHGHMMHRRTGAIAAGSTPGRVWKNQKMPGHMGTTKSTMQNLKVIAVREDDGVILVSGSVPGAKGSYLTIRAAKKK; encoded by the coding sequence ATGTCACTCGGACTACTCGGCAAAAAACTCGGCATGACCCGCATCTTCGACAAGGAAGCGGGCTCCAGCATCCCCGTCACTGTCATCGACGTATCGGGCAACACACTCCTGCAATCGAAAACCGTCGAATCCGACGGCTACACCGCCGTCCAGGTTGGCTTCGACGACCAGAAGGAATTCCGCGTCAACAAGCCTGACCTCGCCCGCTTCAAAAAGGCCGGCTCCGCTCCAAAACGCCACGTCCTTGAGTTCCGCTTCGAAAACGGCGCCGAACTCCCTACCGAACATCCCGGCCTCGCCCTCTTCGAAGCGGGTCAATACGTCGATGTCATCGGCAATACGATCGGCCGCGGCTTCCAGGGTGCCGTCAAGCGCCACAAGTTCGGCGGACAACCCATGGCACACGGCCACATGATGCACCGCCGGACCGGCGCCATCGCCGCTGGCTCCACCCCCGGCCGCGTCTGGAAAAACCAGAAGATGCCAGGCCACATGGGCACCACCAAGTCCACAATGCAGAACCTCAAGGTCATCGCCGTCCGCGAAGACGATGGTGTCATCCTCGTCTCCGGCTCCGTACCGGGTGCCAAAGGCTCCTACCTCACGATACGCGCCGCGAAGAAGAAATAA
- the rpsJ gene encoding 30S ribosomal protein S10 → MSQKIRIRLRAFDHRAIDRSALEIVETAKRTGARVAGPIPLPTRIEKFSVNRSVHVNKKSAEQFEIRTHKRLLDIVDPTARTVDELKKLNLPAGVDITIKI, encoded by the coding sequence ATGTCACAGAAAATCCGCATCCGCCTGCGTGCCTTCGATCACCGCGCCATCGACCGCTCGGCCCTCGAAATTGTGGAGACCGCAAAGCGCACTGGCGCACGTGTTGCTGGTCCGATCCCGCTTCCGACCCGCATCGAGAAATTCAGCGTCAACCGTTCCGTCCACGTCAACAAGAAGTCCGCCGAGCAATTCGAGATCCGCACCCACAAGCGCCTCCTCGACATCGTCGATCCAACCGCCCGCACCGTCGATGAGCTCAAGAAGCTCAACCTCCCAGCCGGTGTCGACATCACCATCAAGATCTGA
- the fusA gene encoding elongation factor G: MQNLSHNHPDRPYTLERTRNIGIAAHIDAGKTTLTERILFYTGMIHKIGEVHDGAATTDWMEQERERGITITSAAVTTDWWQHVEEGVTKLFSDEKQRINIIDTPGHVDFTAEVERSLRVLDGAIVVFCGVAGVQPQTETVWRQATKYKVPRIVFVNKMDRTGADFENVVSGIKEKLGANAVRILIPIGAEENLKGQIDVVNQKAVYYSDDDKFGSTYTVTELDEDQKAIAKAAYAELVSTTADCDEILGEKFLMEEEITLTDLKQAIRRATIANKLVPIAGGSAFKNKGVQYLLDAVIDYLPSPLDIPFTTGMDPENEEVKIEIPTTDNAKFTALAFKLWADKFVGKLVFFRVYSGVIRKGDTVYNPRTRKSERVGRLIRIQADEHKDIDACFAGDIAAMVGLKNATTGDTLAAEGHDVVLEPPTFPEPVISMAVEPRTVADQEKLALALARLSDEDPTFMVKTDEETGQTIISGMGELHLEIIVDRIKREFKVDANTGAPQITYRETITKAAKGEGKLIKQSGGRGQYGHVILSVAPNEAGKGITVENKTIGGSIPKEYINAVIKGCREATSNGVIAGYPVIDTHVDILDGSYHDVDSNENAFTMAAIFAMRDAFKNAGPILLEPIMAVEVTTPDDYQGDVMGDLNRRRGQIQHMESKGTFSVVSAKVPLKEMFGYSTAVRTLSSGRASYSMTPSHFEQVPNNIVEAIAIDRVA, translated from the coding sequence ATTCAAAATTTGAGCCACAACCATCCAGACCGTCCTTATACGCTTGAGCGGACCCGCAATATCGGGATCGCTGCGCATATCGACGCAGGGAAGACCACTCTCACCGAGCGGATCCTTTTCTACACCGGGATGATCCACAAGATCGGCGAGGTGCACGACGGTGCGGCCACCACCGACTGGATGGAGCAGGAGCGCGAACGCGGAATCACCATCACCTCCGCCGCCGTCACCACCGACTGGTGGCAGCATGTCGAGGAAGGCGTCACCAAGCTCTTCAGCGACGAGAAACAGCGCATCAACATCATCGACACCCCCGGACACGTCGATTTCACCGCTGAGGTGGAGCGCTCCCTGCGCGTGCTTGACGGCGCCATCGTCGTCTTCTGCGGGGTCGCCGGCGTCCAGCCGCAGACCGAGACCGTCTGGCGCCAGGCCACCAAATACAAGGTCCCGCGCATCGTCTTCGTTAACAAGATGGATCGCACCGGAGCCGACTTCGAAAACGTCGTTTCCGGAATCAAGGAGAAGCTCGGAGCCAACGCCGTCCGCATCCTCATCCCCATCGGTGCCGAGGAAAACCTCAAGGGCCAGATCGACGTGGTGAACCAAAAAGCGGTTTACTACTCCGACGACGACAAATTCGGCTCCACCTACACCGTCACCGAGCTTGACGAAGACCAGAAGGCGATCGCCAAGGCCGCTTACGCCGAGCTGGTTTCCACCACCGCCGATTGCGACGAGATCCTCGGCGAGAAATTCCTCATGGAGGAGGAAATCACCCTCACCGATCTCAAGCAGGCCATCCGCCGCGCCACCATCGCCAACAAGCTCGTCCCGATCGCAGGCGGCTCCGCTTTCAAGAACAAGGGCGTCCAATATCTCCTCGACGCCGTCATCGACTACCTTCCCTCCCCCCTCGACATCCCCTTCACCACCGGCATGGATCCGGAAAACGAAGAGGTGAAAATCGAGATCCCCACCACCGACAACGCCAAGTTCACCGCCCTCGCCTTCAAGCTTTGGGCCGACAAGTTCGTCGGGAAACTCGTTTTCTTCCGCGTTTATTCCGGCGTCATCCGCAAGGGCGACACGGTCTACAACCCCCGCACCCGCAAGTCCGAGCGCGTCGGCCGCCTCATCCGCATCCAGGCGGACGAACACAAGGACATCGATGCCTGTTTCGCCGGCGACATCGCCGCCATGGTCGGTCTGAAAAACGCGACCACCGGTGACACCCTCGCCGCAGAAGGCCATGATGTGGTCCTCGAACCCCCCACTTTCCCGGAGCCGGTCATTTCCATGGCCGTCGAGCCCCGCACCGTCGCCGACCAGGAAAAACTCGCCCTTGCCCTCGCGCGCCTTTCCGATGAAGACCCGACCTTCATGGTCAAGACCGACGAGGAAACCGGCCAGACCATCATTTCCGGAATGGGCGAACTCCACCTCGAGATCATCGTCGACCGCATCAAGCGCGAGTTCAAGGTGGATGCCAACACCGGCGCACCACAGATCACTTACCGCGAGACGATCACCAAAGCCGCCAAGGGCGAAGGCAAGCTCATCAAGCAGTCCGGCGGACGCGGCCAATACGGCCACGTCATCCTCTCCGTCGCACCCAACGAGGCGGGCAAGGGAATCACCGTCGAGAACAAGACGATCGGCGGCTCGATCCCCAAGGAATACATCAACGCCGTCATCAAGGGCTGCCGCGAGGCCACCTCCAACGGCGTCATCGCAGGCTACCCCGTGATCGACACCCACGTCGATATCCTCGACGGCTCCTATCACGACGTCGATTCCAACGAAAACGCCTTCACCATGGCCGCCATCTTCGCGATGCGCGACGCCTTCAAGAACGCCGGCCCCATCCTGCTTGAGCCCATCATGGCCGTCGAGGTCACCACCCCGGACGATTACCAGGGCGATGTCATGGGCGATCTCAACCGCCGCCGCGGCCAAATCCAGCACATGGAGTCCAAAGGCACCTTCTCCGTCGTCTCCGCCAAGGTTCCGCTCAAGGAAATGTTCGGCTACTCCACCGCCGTCCGCACCCTCTCCTCCGGCCGCGCATCCTACTCGATGACTCCTTCCCATTTCGAACAAGTCCCCAACAACATCGTCGAGGCCATCGCCATCGACCGCGTCGCCTAA
- the rpsG gene encoding 30S ribosomal protein S7: MPRRKRIFTKPDRRDPRYDSPVVGHLITKVMQDGKRSLAQRIVYAAIERANEGTDTVDPLEVITRAVENSKPRVEVKSRRVGGATYQVPLEVDPDRSESLAMRWLVGYARNRKGTPMHVALANEIKDAANNQGATVRKRDDVHKMAQANRAFAHFRF, translated from the coding sequence ATGCCACGCCGCAAGAGAATCTTCACCAAGCCCGACCGTCGCGACCCTCGTTACGACAGCCCCGTCGTCGGTCACCTCATCACCAAGGTCATGCAGGACGGCAAGCGCTCGCTCGCCCAGCGCATCGTTTACGCCGCCATCGAGCGCGCCAACGAAGGCACCGACACCGTCGATCCATTGGAAGTCATCACCCGCGCGGTGGAAAACTCCAAACCGCGCGTCGAGGTCAAGTCCCGCCGCGTCGGTGGTGCCACTTACCAAGTGCCGCTTGAGGTCGATCCCGACCGCTCCGAGTCCCTCGCCATGCGCTGGCTCGTCGGATACGCCCGCAACCGCAAGGGCACCCCGATGCACGTCGCCCTCGCCAACGAGATCAAGGACGCCGCCAACAACCAGGGCGCAACCGTCCGCAAGCGCGACGACGTCCACAAAATGGCCCAAGCCAACCGCGCCTTCGCCCACTTCCGCTTCTAA
- a CDS encoding 30S ribosomal protein S12 produces MPTINQLVRKGRQVPVEKSKSPALVNCPQRRGVCLQVMTRTPKKPNSALRKVAKVRLTNGFEVIAYIGGEGHNLQEHSIVLVRGGRVKDLPGVRYHIVRGSLDTLGVDKRRQARSKYGAKKPKPGQAAAPAKKK; encoded by the coding sequence ATGCCGACCATTAATCAGCTAGTTCGCAAGGGACGCCAGGTCCCGGTCGAGAAGTCGAAATCGCCCGCTCTCGTCAACTGCCCGCAGCGCCGCGGTGTCTGCCTCCAGGTTATGACCCGGACGCCCAAGAAGCCGAACTCCGCGCTCCGTAAGGTCGCCAAGGTTCGCCTCACCAACGGATTCGAAGTCATCGCCTACATCGGTGGTGAAGGCCACAACCTCCAGGAGCACTCCATCGTCCTCGTTCGCGGCGGCCGGGTGAAAGACCTTCCGGGTGTCCGTTACCACATCGTCCGCGGTTCGCTCGATACCCTCGGGGTCGACAAGCGCCGCCAGGCTCGCTCCAAGTATGGTGCGAAGAAGCCGAAGCCCGGCCAAGCCGCCGCCCCTGCGAAGAAGAAGTAA
- a CDS encoding DUF4238 domain-containing protein, with translation MNPKRHHFLPEFYLHKFARDGYVWVYDRKEDSYRRQQPKNTAVIGHYYAITSETGERDYDIERMLSQFEGRAKTAIQTLEAGQEINPEQRADLAYYLAFQHTRTPRFEREIDEMADAVHKILLKEMVPTVEAAEIVFKCKEKKGDVTAESMYKFIHEEQFSMKGSRNNTISLMLDQTSRASKDIALMDWVVVHAARGCSFITTDSPIGYVVPEKFIRSGEPVIGLGSEKITKLFPLTQKVALLIGKYGGGFGHFRFNRTQVRDFNLTVARETERFLIGRDEALVRSIVRKSNIDRAAPATRMKVENVPHPTDPLRSFLVTRRVAADAPDIPLKYHAGSPPESQ, from the coding sequence ATGAATCCGAAGCGCCACCACTTCCTCCCTGAATTCTATCTCCATAAATTTGCAAGAGATGGTTACGTATGGGTCTATGATCGCAAGGAAGATTCTTATCGCCGTCAGCAGCCAAAGAACACCGCTGTCATCGGGCATTATTACGCAATAACGAGCGAAACAGGTGAAAGAGATTATGACATCGAAAGAATGCTCTCGCAATTCGAGGGGCGGGCTAAAACCGCGATTCAAACACTGGAAGCTGGTCAAGAAATCAACCCTGAGCAGCGTGCCGATTTAGCCTACTATTTGGCTTTCCAACATACACGGACTCCGCGATTTGAACGTGAGATCGATGAAATGGCTGACGCAGTTCATAAAATTCTTCTCAAAGAAATGGTTCCCACGGTCGAAGCTGCGGAGATAGTCTTCAAATGCAAAGAAAAGAAGGGTGATGTAACTGCTGAGAGCATGTACAAATTTATCCACGAAGAACAATTCTCGATGAAGGGCAGTAGGAACAACACGATTAGCTTGATGTTGGATCAAACCAGTAGAGCATCAAAGGACATCGCCCTGATGGATTGGGTCGTAGTACACGCGGCAAGAGGATGTTCATTTATCACAACAGATTCACCGATAGGCTATGTAGTTCCTGAGAAATTCATACGTAGCGGGGAGCCGGTTATTGGACTGGGATCAGAAAAGATCACAAAACTTTTCCCTCTGACGCAGAAAGTTGCACTCCTGATCGGAAAATATGGTGGGGGCTTCGGTCACTTTAGGTTTAATCGCACGCAGGTTCGTGATTTTAATCTCACGGTCGCTCGGGAGACCGAACGCTTCTTGATTGGGCGGGATGAAGCACTGGTGCGCAGCATCGTCCGAAAGAGCAATATTGACCGAGCGGCACCCGCCACACGTATGAAGGTCGAAAATGTGCCGCATCCCACTGATCCACTAAGATCATTCCTTGTGACCAGAAGGGTGGCCGCAGACGCCCCGGATATACCACTGAAGTATCATGCTGGTTCGCCTCCCGAATCGCAGTGA
- a CDS encoding site-specific DNA-methyltransferase, with protein sequence MSYEARQPNRPGVVRDAIIEVLAGTTQPLSPKEIHEMVSERIGETPASSIRSYLQNNSETFFKKVGRAKYEIATTSLAEPEAEYKCRDLFKAKEPVQFFTSGLARVYLQDCLDWLEKANPNSIHAVVTDPPYGLVEYTRKEQDKLRSKQGGVWRIPPSFDGHTRSPLPRFTTLTNGDLKNIGEFFKLWGQLILPILVPGANVVVATNPLVSHIISMALAGAGLERRGEIVRLVMTMRGGDRPKAAHDEFPDVSVLPRSMWEPWLVFRKPVEGRIQDNLRKWKTGGFRRPDQDRPFGDVIRSSPTRASERQLAPHPSLKPQEFLRQLVRGVLPLGEGVVLDTFSGAGSTLAAANYLGYESVGLEIDPEYYSLSRRSIPALQALKTF encoded by the coding sequence ATGAGTTACGAAGCCCGTCAACCCAACCGCCCAGGAGTAGTTCGCGACGCCATCATCGAAGTTCTTGCGGGTACGACTCAGCCGCTTTCTCCAAAAGAGATCCACGAAATGGTCTCCGAACGGATAGGAGAAACGCCCGCTTCCTCGATTCGATCCTATCTCCAAAACAACAGCGAAACCTTCTTCAAGAAGGTAGGCCGCGCCAAATACGAGATAGCAACTACTTCACTGGCTGAACCCGAAGCTGAATACAAGTGCCGTGACTTGTTCAAAGCCAAGGAACCAGTCCAATTTTTCACATCAGGACTTGCCCGTGTTTACCTTCAGGATTGTTTGGATTGGCTTGAAAAGGCCAATCCGAACAGCATCCACGCCGTGGTCACCGATCCACCCTATGGTTTAGTCGAATACACTAGAAAGGAGCAGGACAAGCTTCGCTCCAAACAAGGTGGAGTTTGGAGGATTCCGCCTTCATTTGATGGCCACACCCGCTCGCCCCTTCCGCGCTTTACCACTCTTACGAATGGGGATCTCAAGAACATCGGCGAGTTCTTCAAGCTTTGGGGACAACTAATTCTCCCGATTCTTGTCCCTGGCGCAAATGTCGTGGTGGCAACAAATCCCCTAGTTTCCCACATCATTTCAATGGCTCTTGCTGGTGCCGGATTGGAGAGGCGCGGTGAAATCGTCCGACTCGTAATGACAATGCGCGGAGGAGACCGCCCCAAGGCCGCCCACGATGAATTTCCAGATGTCAGCGTCTTGCCCCGCTCAATGTGGGAACCTTGGCTGGTATTCAGAAAGCCAGTCGAAGGAAGAATCCAAGACAACTTACGAAAATGGAAAACCGGCGGCTTCAGACGTCCAGATCAAGACCGCCCATTCGGCGATGTGATCCGCTCGAGTCCAACCCGTGCGAGCGAGCGGCAATTGGCTCCGCATCCAAGCCTAAAACCACAGGAGTTTTTGCGTCAATTGGTTCGTGGCGTCCTGCCCCTTGGTGAGGGCGTTGTATTGGACACGTTCTCAGGAGCCGGCTCTACTTTGGCCGCAGCGAATTATCTAGGCTACGAGTCGGTCGGACTGGAAATTGACCCGGAGTATTACTCTTTGAGCAGGAGGTCGATTCCCGCGCTCCAGGCGTTGAAGACATTCTGA
- a CDS encoding RNA-binding transcriptional accessory protein: MSESTPESSSQAHLELIARETGISLSSVAATAKLLAEGATIPFISRYRKEATGMLDEVQIQAIRDRMLQLAELDSRRATILKSLDERKLLSDELKKKILAALTLTALEDIFAPFRPKRQTRATKAVERGLTPLADFIFENQNADPTEEAAKYINLSEDKEKEVPTAEDALAGARDIIAERVADDANLRGQVRKIYEEEATVSSKIMYGKEEETDAAKYRDYFEWSEPFKSIPSHRMLAIRRGEKEAFLFMRVEVPLERVARIATADWVTGKGACAEQVRLAAEDGCKRLLMPSMETEMRLLGKKRADETAIQVFADNLRELMLASPLGRKRTLAIDPGFRTGCKTVVLDAQGKLLHHTVLYCTAGSNSQLYEAATEVVGLIKKHDIQAIAIGNGTASRETESFIKKLKLPASIQVIMVNESGASIYSASEAAREEFPNEDVTVRGAVSIGRRLMDPLAELVKIDPKAIGVGQYQHDVDQRALKTSLDDTVVSCVNGVGVELNTASKHLLAYVSGLSNSLAENIIAFRTENGGFTSRAQLKEVPRLGEKAFEQAAGFLRIRDAAHPLDASAVHPERYALVEKMAADIGCGVADLMREESLRKKIDLKKYVSEEVGLPTLQDILAELSKPGRDPRKAFEAFTFAEGVEKPADLTVGMKLPGIVTNVTAFGAFVDVGVHQDGLVHVSALSDNFVRDPSEVVKVGQKVQVTVMEVDLQRNRIALSMKSKPDFEPRQNRGTPAGNQNRPPQRRDNRPQAAPAGNDWFTQAMGQAKKR; the protein is encoded by the coding sequence ATGTCCGAATCCACCCCCGAATCCTCCTCCCAAGCCCATCTCGAACTCATCGCACGCGAGACCGGAATCAGCCTTTCCTCGGTCGCCGCCACCGCCAAGCTCCTCGCCGAGGGCGCGACCATCCCCTTCATCTCCCGTTACCGGAAAGAGGCCACCGGCATGCTCGACGAGGTGCAGATCCAGGCGATCCGCGACCGCATGCTCCAGCTCGCGGAGCTCGATTCCCGCCGCGCCACCATCCTGAAATCCCTCGATGAGAGGAAGCTCCTCAGCGATGAGCTGAAGAAAAAAATCCTCGCCGCCCTCACACTCACCGCTCTGGAGGATATTTTCGCCCCGTTCCGCCCGAAGCGCCAGACCCGCGCCACCAAGGCCGTCGAGCGCGGCCTGACCCCGCTGGCCGATTTCATTTTCGAAAACCAGAACGCCGACCCCACCGAGGAGGCCGCGAAATACATCAACCTCAGCGAGGATAAGGAAAAGGAAGTCCCCACCGCCGAAGACGCCCTTGCCGGTGCCCGCGACATCATCGCCGAGCGCGTGGCGGACGACGCGAACCTGCGCGGCCAAGTCCGGAAAATCTACGAGGAGGAGGCAACCGTTTCCTCCAAGATCATGTATGGCAAGGAAGAGGAAACCGATGCCGCGAAATACCGCGACTACTTCGAGTGGTCCGAGCCTTTCAAAAGCATCCCCTCCCACCGCATGCTCGCCATACGCCGTGGCGAAAAGGAGGCCTTCCTTTTCATGCGCGTCGAGGTTCCGTTAGAAAGAGTAGCCCGCATCGCCACCGCTGATTGGGTCACCGGAAAAGGCGCCTGCGCCGAGCAAGTCCGCCTCGCCGCCGAGGACGGCTGCAAGCGCCTGCTCATGCCTTCCATGGAAACGGAAATGCGCCTGCTCGGCAAAAAGCGCGCCGATGAGACGGCCATCCAGGTCTTCGCCGACAACCTCCGCGAGCTCATGCTCGCCTCGCCCCTCGGCCGCAAGCGCACCCTCGCCATCGACCCCGGCTTCCGCACCGGCTGCAAGACCGTCGTGCTCGATGCCCAGGGAAAACTCCTCCACCACACCGTGCTTTACTGCACCGCGGGATCGAACAGCCAGCTTTACGAAGCCGCCACCGAAGTCGTCGGCCTCATCAAAAAGCACGACATCCAGGCCATCGCGATCGGCAACGGCACCGCCTCCCGCGAGACCGAGTCGTTCATCAAAAAACTCAAGCTCCCCGCCTCCATCCAGGTGATCATGGTCAATGAGAGCGGAGCCTCGATCTACTCCGCTTCCGAAGCCGCCCGCGAAGAATTCCCCAACGAGGATGTCACCGTGCGCGGCGCGGTCTCCATCGGCCGTCGTCTCATGGATCCGCTCGCCGAGCTTGTGAAGATCGATCCCAAGGCCATCGGGGTCGGGCAATACCAGCATGACGTCGATCAGCGTGCGCTCAAGACCTCCCTGGATGACACGGTCGTAAGTTGCGTGAACGGAGTCGGCGTCGAGTTGAATACCGCCTCGAAGCACCTGCTCGCTTACGTGTCCGGCCTCAGCAATTCCCTCGCGGAAAACATCATCGCCTTCCGCACGGAAAACGGTGGCTTCACCTCCCGCGCGCAGTTGAAAGAGGTTCCCCGCCTCGGCGAAAAAGCCTTCGAACAAGCCGCCGGTTTCCTCCGCATCCGCGATGCCGCCCACCCGCTCGATGCCTCCGCCGTCCACCCGGAGCGCTACGCACTCGTTGAGAAAATGGCTGCGGACATTGGCTGCGGGGTCGCCGATCTCATGCGCGAGGAGTCCCTCCGCAAGAAAATCGATCTCAAGAAATACGTATCCGAAGAAGTCGGCCTCCCCACTCTCCAGGACATCCTCGCCGAGCTTTCAAAACCCGGCCGCGACCCTCGCAAGGCTTTTGAGGCTTTCACCTTCGCAGAGGGCGTCGAAAAACCCGCCGATCTCACCGTCGGCATGAAACTCCCCGGCATCGTCACCAACGTCACCGCCTTCGGAGCCTTCGTTGATGTGGGAGTCCACCAGGACGGCCTCGTCCACGTCAGCGCCCTTTCCGACAACTTCGTCCGCGATCCCTCGGAGGTTGTAAAGGTCGGCCAGAAAGTCCAGGTCACCGTCATGGAAGTGGATCTGCAGCGGAACCGCATCGCCCTCTCCATGAAATCCAAGCCCGATTTCGAGCCCCGCCAGAACAGGGGGACTCCCGCAGGAAACCAGAACCGCCCCCCGCAGCGCCGCGACAACCGTCCCCAGGCGGCACCCGCCGGAAACGACTGGTTCACCCAGGCCATGGGCCAGGCGAAGAAACGCTAG